A window from Thiosulfatimonas sediminis encodes these proteins:
- a CDS encoding acyl-CoA-binding domain-containing protein, giving the protein MNTHSSPSLPDALAIYNELYSVIKQTQGAVELPYADECLLGGLYRQALFGDCIRTGPSRNDLHDYHKHEIWCCLKGISREEATTLFIQELNRVKTTIQQSIEQLEMKTIHPIFYPTPVFQAKSF; this is encoded by the coding sequence ATGAACACGCATTCATCACCTTCGCTACCTGATGCGCTGGCCATATATAACGAGCTGTACAGTGTTATTAAACAGACACAAGGCGCCGTGGAACTTCCCTATGCGGACGAATGCCTGCTTGGGGGCTTATATCGCCAAGCGCTTTTTGGTGATTGTATCCGTACTGGCCCAAGTCGCAATGATCTACACGATTATCACAAACACGAAATTTGGTGCTGCCTAAAAGGCATTTCACGAGAGGAGGCCACCACCTTATTTATTCAAGAGTTGAATCGGGTCAAAACCACCATTCAACAAAGCATTGAACAATTAGAGATGAAGACCATTCATCCTATTTTTTACCCTACACCTGTTTTTCAAGCAAAAAGCTTCTAA
- the secF gene encoding protein translocase subunit SecF, translating into MTTATETKMINFMGQRTLALALSALMIIASLAGLWVKGLNFGIDFTGGTLIELSYPQPVDLNNLREDLSKAGFDEAVAQHFGAAEDVLIRIAPRDGMNSAQLSNQVMDTLRAASTDPIELRRVEFVGPQVGDELTEDGALAVLYALFGVLIYVALRFEWRFSLGSVAALIHDVVITLGVFAWTQMQFDLTVVAALLAVIGYSLNDTIVVFDRVRENFRTMREPDPVEITNIAVNQMLSRTIMTSLTTLVVLLALFFLGGAVISGFAAALIVGVVVGTYSSTYVASAIALALGVSKEDLMKAPKEERDTESDEAELQRIFLEQEAKREAQLAKNGTKAEQ; encoded by the coding sequence ATGACGACTGCGACTGAAACAAAAATGATTAACTTTATGGGCCAGCGCACTTTGGCGCTGGCGCTCTCGGCGCTAATGATTATCGCCTCCTTGGCCGGACTTTGGGTTAAAGGCTTAAATTTTGGTATCGACTTTACAGGCGGCACCTTAATTGAACTCTCTTATCCGCAACCGGTAGACCTAAACAACTTACGCGAAGATCTGAGCAAAGCGGGTTTTGACGAAGCGGTAGCACAACACTTTGGCGCAGCTGAAGATGTTTTAATCCGCATCGCACCGCGCGATGGCATGAACAGCGCCCAGCTAAGCAACCAAGTGATGGATACCTTACGTGCCGCCAGCACCGATCCAATCGAACTCCGTCGCGTTGAATTTGTTGGCCCACAAGTGGGCGACGAATTGACTGAAGACGGGGCTTTAGCGGTGTTATATGCACTTTTTGGGGTTTTGATTTATGTCGCGCTTCGTTTTGAATGGCGCTTTTCACTTGGCTCGGTGGCCGCGTTAATTCATGACGTTGTAATCACTCTGGGTGTTTTCGCTTGGACGCAGATGCAATTTGACTTAACCGTCGTCGCAGCACTCTTAGCGGTTATCGGCTACTCGCTCAACGACACAATCGTTGTGTTCGACCGCGTACGCGAGAATTTTCGCACCATGCGTGAACCCGACCCGGTTGAAATCACTAATATCGCTGTAAACCAGATGCTTTCGCGTACCATCATGACCTCTTTAACCACGCTTGTGGTTTTGTTAGCGCTATTCTTCCTAGGCGGCGCGGTGATCAGCGGCTTTGCGGCGGCGCTTATCGTTGGCGTTGTGGTCGGTACCTACTCATCAACTTATGTGGCCTCCGCAATTGCGCTCGCACTGGGGGTTTCGAAAGAAGATTTGATGAAAGCGCCTAAAGAGGAACGCGACACGGAATCCGACGAAGCTGAACTGCAACGCATTTTCTTAGAGCAAGAAGCCAAACGCGAAGCACAGCTCGCCAAAAACGGCACGAAAGCTGAGCAATAA
- the secD gene encoding protein translocase subunit SecD translates to MFQTQQKIISNQYPAWKYLLLIVITVLGITYAMPNIFGDDPAVQISPAKSVEFTQQTQQQVANILEQSNLAVKSSVFENGKFLIRFQNAEDQLKAKSLLKEELGRSAVVALNLAPATPSWLSGLGGQPMYLGLDLRGGVHFLMDVDMEAAVEKAYQRNVDELKGLLREQKVRYLPFEAQKNQIEIAFASDEYFQNGLSVIQAEFAQRFIITPDQSTAKPRVVLTFSDATIAETQKYALQQNITTLRNRINELGVAEPVIQQQGERRIVVQLPGVQDTARAKEILGATATLEFRMVDEQGDAERAQKTGFAPNNAELQHFRDGRPILLQRQLIVSGENVINAQSSIDPQQGSPMVSVTLDGAGGRKMLATTKKNIGNRMAVLFIENRIDTIEVNGEKIKKRVTSKDVINAAVIRGQFAERFQITGLDSPQEAQDLALLLRAGALAAPMEIVEERTVGPSMGQDNINQGFLSVIIGFLLVLILMVWRYKFFGMIANFALMLNLVIIIAVLSLLQATLTLPGIAGIVLTVGMAVDANVLIFERIREELKNGSIQNAIYSGYEKAFVTIADANITTLLAALVLFSFGTGPIKGFAITLSIGILTSMFTAILGTRAIINWYYGNKRVEKLSI, encoded by the coding sequence ATGTTTCAAACACAACAAAAAATAATCAGCAACCAGTATCCTGCATGGAAATATCTGCTGCTCATTGTGATTACCGTTCTAGGCATTACGTATGCCATGCCAAACATTTTTGGCGACGATCCAGCGGTACAAATCTCACCGGCAAAATCGGTCGAATTTACCCAACAAACCCAGCAACAAGTGGCCAACATTCTTGAACAATCAAATTTGGCGGTCAAATCCTCGGTTTTTGAAAACGGCAAGTTTTTGATTCGTTTTCAAAATGCCGAAGACCAACTGAAAGCCAAATCACTGCTGAAAGAAGAACTCGGTCGCAGCGCCGTCGTTGCGCTTAACCTTGCGCCGGCAACCCCTAGCTGGTTGAGCGGTTTAGGTGGTCAACCGATGTACCTTGGTTTGGATTTACGCGGCGGGGTTCACTTTTTGATGGACGTCGACATGGAAGCGGCGGTCGAAAAAGCTTACCAGCGAAACGTCGATGAACTTAAAGGCCTATTGCGTGAGCAGAAAGTGCGTTATCTGCCTTTTGAGGCACAAAAGAACCAGATTGAAATCGCCTTCGCTTCGGATGAATATTTCCAAAACGGTTTAAGCGTCATCCAAGCCGAATTTGCGCAACGCTTTATCATCACGCCGGATCAAAGCACCGCTAAGCCGCGCGTTGTCTTGACCTTTTCGGATGCAACCATTGCCGAAACACAGAAGTACGCGCTACAGCAGAACATCACCACCCTTCGCAACCGTATCAACGAACTGGGCGTTGCCGAGCCGGTGATTCAACAGCAAGGTGAGCGTCGCATCGTGGTACAACTGCCTGGCGTGCAAGATACCGCCCGTGCCAAAGAAATCCTTGGCGCCACCGCAACGCTGGAATTTCGTATGGTTGACGAGCAAGGCGATGCGGAGCGTGCGCAAAAAACCGGTTTTGCACCGAACAATGCCGAACTGCAACACTTCCGTGACGGTCGTCCAATTCTATTGCAGCGCCAGCTTATCGTCTCCGGTGAAAACGTTATCAATGCCCAATCCAGTATCGACCCACAACAAGGTTCGCCAATGGTTAGCGTTACGCTAGATGGTGCTGGTGGCCGCAAAATGCTGGCGACGACTAAGAAAAACATTGGCAATCGCATGGCGGTACTGTTTATCGAAAATCGGATTGATACGATTGAAGTCAACGGTGAAAAAATCAAAAAACGGGTGACCAGTAAAGACGTTATTAACGCCGCCGTGATTCGTGGACAGTTTGCTGAACGCTTCCAAATCACCGGCTTAGACTCGCCACAAGAAGCGCAAGATTTGGCGCTACTACTCCGCGCCGGTGCGCTGGCTGCACCGATGGAAATCGTTGAAGAACGTACCGTTGGGCCAAGCATGGGTCAAGACAACATCAACCAGGGCTTTCTGTCCGTTATCATCGGGTTTCTCTTAGTCTTGATTTTAATGGTATGGCGCTACAAGTTCTTCGGCATGATTGCCAATTTTGCCCTGATGTTGAACTTAGTGATTATCATCGCGGTACTTTCGCTACTACAGGCGACCTTAACCCTACCAGGGATTGCCGGTATCGTCTTAACCGTCGGGATGGCGGTTGATGCGAACGTACTGATTTTTGAACGGATTCGTGAAGAGTTGAAGAACGGCTCCATCCAAAATGCCATCTACTCAGGTTATGAAAAAGCATTTGTAACCATCGCTGACGCCAATATCACCACCCTATTGGCGGCTTTGGTTCTGTTCAGTTTTGGTACAGGGCCGATTAAAGGCTTCGCGATTACACTGTCTATCGGGATTTTAACCTCGATGTTTACCGCCATCCTTGGCACACGCGCCATTATCAATTGGTATTACGGCAATAAGCGCGTTGAGAAACTGTCGATTTAG
- the yajC gene encoding preprotein translocase subunit YajC: MSFFISDAMAEGSAAAQGGGWEGLIPLVLLFVVFYFLLIRPQQKKVKEHKNLVQSLKKGDEIVTYGGLLGKIREINDSFCDLEIADNVIVKVERHNIARLLPKGTMRGE, translated from the coding sequence ATGAGCTTTTTTATTAGCGATGCAATGGCTGAGGGATCTGCGGCAGCACAAGGCGGCGGCTGGGAAGGGCTAATTCCGCTAGTGCTATTGTTTGTGGTGTTCTATTTTTTATTAATCCGCCCACAACAGAAAAAAGTTAAAGAACATAAAAACTTGGTTCAGTCTTTGAAGAAAGGCGATGAAATCGTCACCTACGGTGGACTACTTGGCAAAATTCGTGAAATTAACGACAGCTTCTGCGATTTAGAAATCGCCGACAACGTTATCGTTAAAGTTGAACGCCATAACATTGCACGCCTTCTACCAAAAGGCACCATGCGCGGCGAATAA
- the tgt gene encoding tRNA guanosine(34) transglycosylase Tgt — MEFELDNTDGRARRGRLKFARGVVETPAFMPVGTYGSVKGMTPEEIAATGAQIILGNTFHLALRPGTDIIEQHGDLHDFTHWQGPILTDSGGFQVFSLGKMRKIKEEGVTFQSPVNGSKIFMGPEESMEVQRKLGSDIVMIFDECTPYPADHKTARISMELSLRWAERSKTAHGDNPSALFGIVQGGMYEDLRIISAEGLKEIGFDGYAIGGLSVGEPKEEMMAALDYTEPHLPKDKPRYLMGVGKPEDLVEAVRRGIDMFDCVMPTRNARNGFLFSRKGVVKLRNAVNKTSLEPIDSECQCYTCKNYTRAYLHHLDKCREIQGARLNTIHNLTYYQDLMKGMRDAIAANRLQDFVEEFYAGIGQPVPPLND, encoded by the coding sequence ATGGAATTTGAATTAGACAACACCGATGGTCGCGCGCGTCGAGGCCGCCTAAAATTTGCTCGTGGCGTGGTCGAAACCCCAGCGTTTATGCCGGTCGGTACTTATGGCTCGGTCAAAGGCATGACACCGGAAGAAATTGCAGCAACCGGTGCGCAAATTATTTTGGGCAACACCTTCCATTTAGCACTGCGTCCGGGCACCGATATTATCGAGCAACATGGCGACTTACATGACTTTACCCATTGGCAAGGCCCCATCCTCACCGACTCGGGTGGTTTTCAGGTGTTCAGCTTAGGCAAGATGCGCAAAATCAAAGAAGAAGGCGTGACGTTTCAAAGCCCAGTTAACGGCTCAAAAATCTTTATGGGACCAGAAGAATCGATGGAGGTTCAGCGCAAACTCGGTTCTGACATCGTGATGATTTTTGATGAATGCACCCCCTATCCGGCGGACCACAAAACCGCACGTATCTCGATGGAACTCTCGCTACGCTGGGCAGAACGCTCGAAAACCGCACATGGCGACAACCCTTCTGCACTGTTCGGCATTGTCCAAGGCGGCATGTATGAAGACTTGCGCATTATTTCTGCCGAAGGTTTGAAAGAAATCGGTTTTGACGGCTATGCAATTGGCGGCTTGTCGGTTGGTGAACCAAAAGAAGAAATGATGGCCGCGCTAGATTATACCGAGCCGCACCTACCGAAAGACAAACCACGCTACCTGATGGGTGTGGGGAAACCAGAAGATTTAGTAGAAGCGGTGCGTCGAGGCATTGATATGTTCGACTGCGTCATGCCAACGCGTAACGCGCGTAACGGCTTTCTATTTTCACGCAAAGGCGTGGTCAAGCTACGCAATGCGGTAAACAAAACCAGCCTAGAACCAATCGACAGCGAATGCCAGTGTTACACCTGCAAAAACTACACGCGCGCTTATCTACACCATTTAGACAAATGCCGTGAAATCCAAGGCGCTCGCTTAAATACCATTCATAACCTGACTTACTATCAAGACCTAATGAAAGGCATGCGTGACGCGATTGCGGCCAATCGCCTGCAAGATTTTGTGGAAGAATTTTATGCGGGCATCGGGCAACCCGTGCCGCCGTTAAACGATTAG
- the queA gene encoding tRNA preQ1(34) S-adenosylmethionine ribosyltransferase-isomerase QueA, with protein MKRQDFYFDLPDNLIAQQPAAERRGSRLLVMQPDGSLLDQQFPNILDFIQPNDLLVFNNTRVIPARLFGQKESGGKIELLIERVLDEKTLLTHIRSSRSPKAGAKLTIENAFDVEVIGREDALFKVQVIDNNLSALELIEEHGHMPLPPYIERHQDEDGDSAEDKERYQTVYGEKPGAVAAPTAGLHFDEDLMQAIKDKGAQIGFVTLHVGAGTFKPVQVDNIAEHVMHSEYLEVDETVVEQIKQTKANGGRVIAIGTTSVRSLESAAKYSDGELQAYRGETDIFITPGYQFQVVDVLQTNFHLPESTLIMLVSALAGYERTMSAYQHAVENKYRFFSYGDAMLVHPANPK; from the coding sequence GTGAAACGCCAAGATTTCTATTTTGATTTACCGGATAACTTAATCGCTCAGCAACCCGCAGCAGAGCGACGCGGCAGTCGCCTATTGGTGATGCAGCCGGACGGCTCACTGTTAGACCAGCAGTTTCCTAATATTTTGGACTTTATTCAGCCAAATGATTTATTGGTATTCAACAATACCCGTGTCATTCCAGCGCGCTTGTTTGGTCAAAAAGAGAGCGGCGGCAAGATTGAACTGTTGATTGAACGAGTGCTGGATGAGAAAACCCTGCTTACCCACATTCGCTCTAGCCGTTCGCCAAAAGCCGGTGCAAAACTGACTATTGAGAACGCTTTTGATGTTGAAGTAATTGGTCGTGAAGATGCTCTATTTAAAGTACAAGTCATTGATAACAATCTGAGTGCACTGGAACTGATTGAAGAACATGGGCATATGCCATTGCCGCCATATATCGAACGCCATCAAGATGAAGATGGCGATAGCGCCGAAGACAAAGAACGCTATCAAACCGTATACGGCGAAAAACCGGGCGCCGTGGCAGCACCGACGGCAGGTCTGCACTTTGATGAAGACTTGATGCAAGCAATTAAAGATAAAGGTGCGCAAATTGGTTTTGTCACTTTGCATGTTGGCGCCGGTACTTTTAAACCGGTTCAAGTTGATAATATTGCCGAACATGTGATGCATTCAGAATATCTGGAAGTAGACGAAACCGTAGTCGAGCAAATCAAACAAACCAAAGCCAATGGTGGTCGCGTGATTGCCATTGGCACAACCTCGGTTCGCTCACTAGAAAGCGCGGCTAAATACTCAGATGGCGAGTTACAAGCCTACCGCGGTGAAACCGACATTTTCATCACACCAGGTTATCAATTCCAAGTGGTGGATGTTTTGCAAACCAACTTCCACCTGCCGGAATCAACATTGATTATGCTGGTCTCGGCACTGGCGGGTTATGAGCGCACCATGAGTGCGTACCAACACGCCGTAGAGAATAAATACCGATTTTTCAGTTATGGGGATGCGATGTTAGTGCACCCTGCTAATCCAAAATAA